From the Flavimarina sp. Hel_I_48 genome, one window contains:
- a CDS encoding Gfo/Idh/MocA family protein: MNSIKFAVVGCGNIGKRHVAVINSDPYAQLIAVCDIDEKIVHQLATDYDVKTYNNYEKMLAESDVDIVCICTPHGLHAEMSEAAAKAGKHILVEKPMALTSEAAKMMIKTAEDQGVNLYVVKQNRYNKPILLVKKLLDENRLGKIFMVQTNVLWNRHQKYYEESPWRGKKETEGGALHTQVSHFLDLLIWWFGDIVEAKSLYDTFNHDIEIEDCGVSALRFDSGALGSLSWTTCVYNANYEGSITIVGELGTIKIGGRYLNKIDYWDVQSFPQPLDEEFTDKPNVYSHYQGTSSNHDKLIDNLISQIIENRKGVVEGSEGLKSIEAIEKIYGSV, encoded by the coding sequence ATGAATTCAATAAAATTTGCCGTTGTAGGCTGCGGAAATATTGGTAAAAGACATGTTGCCGTAATCAACAGCGATCCGTATGCGCAACTAATTGCTGTATGTGATATCGATGAAAAAATAGTGCACCAACTTGCGACGGATTATGACGTAAAAACCTACAACAATTACGAGAAAATGCTGGCTGAAAGCGATGTGGACATTGTTTGTATCTGTACTCCCCATGGCTTACACGCCGAAATGAGCGAAGCCGCAGCAAAGGCCGGTAAGCATATTCTAGTTGAAAAACCCATGGCACTCACTTCAGAAGCGGCTAAAATGATGATTAAAACTGCCGAAGATCAAGGGGTAAATCTGTATGTGGTCAAACAAAACCGCTATAACAAACCTATACTTCTGGTCAAAAAGTTGCTAGATGAAAACCGACTGGGCAAAATATTCATGGTGCAGACCAATGTGTTGTGGAACCGGCATCAAAAATACTACGAAGAATCCCCGTGGCGCGGTAAAAAAGAGACCGAAGGTGGCGCTCTGCACACCCAGGTTTCCCACTTTCTTGATTTGCTCATCTGGTGGTTTGGTGACATTGTTGAAGCAAAATCGCTTTATGACACCTTCAATCATGATATAGAAATCGAAGATTGTGGTGTTTCCGCATTACGCTTTGATAGCGGTGCCCTGGGATCACTTTCCTGGACCACCTGTGTTTATAATGCAAATTATGAAGGCAGTATCACGATTGTGGGCGAGCTTGGCACCATAAAAATCGGTGGTCGATATCTAAATAAAATAGATTATTGGGATGTGCAGTCCTTTCCGCAACCGCTGGATGAAGAATTTACAGACAAACCCAATGTTTATAGTCATTATCAGGGCACAAGTTCAAACCATGACAAACTAATAGACAACCTGATCTCCCAGATTATTGAAAACAGAAAAGGGGTTGTAGAAGGTTCTGAAGGCTTGAAATCCATCGAGGCAATCGAAAAAATATACGGCAGTGTTTGA
- a CDS encoding ABC transporter permease, producing the protein MSTSSSDKAAPQWDIEVNAHTKLFTFKLGKILEYKDLMVLMVRRDLIVNYKQTILGPLWLIIRPILTTFIFTIVFSNLAKLSTDGIPPKLFYLSGTVFWAFISECILSNSDSFKTNANLFSKVYFPRAVVPIATTFKVFFQFLIQFIMLLAAIGWYAFTGYDFDWGVSLLLFPFLMLFSGIFALGIGLILSSLTYKYRDLQLLVAFAVSLAMYVTPIVYPLSIAPESLRWIMLINPLTSIVEAFRAIFLNAGIISVGGLIYSVVCSVVVFLLGLVIFNRTEKNFMDTV; encoded by the coding sequence ATGTCCACATCTTCATCTGATAAAGCAGCGCCCCAGTGGGATATTGAAGTAAATGCGCACACTAAGTTATTTACTTTTAAGTTGGGCAAGATTTTAGAATATAAAGATCTTATGGTTCTTATGGTGCGGCGGGACCTCATCGTGAACTATAAACAAACAATTTTAGGCCCGCTTTGGTTAATAATACGACCTATCCTTACCACTTTCATCTTTACAATTGTTTTTTCTAACCTGGCCAAATTATCAACAGACGGCATCCCTCCTAAATTATTCTACCTCTCCGGCACTGTTTTCTGGGCTTTTATTTCCGAATGTATTCTCAGCAACTCAGACAGTTTTAAAACCAATGCCAACCTGTTCAGCAAAGTCTATTTCCCGCGGGCAGTGGTTCCCATTGCCACAACCTTCAAGGTATTTTTTCAATTTTTGATACAATTTATCATGTTGCTTGCAGCGATTGGCTGGTACGCGTTTACGGGTTATGATTTTGATTGGGGGGTTTCCTTGTTACTTTTCCCATTTTTAATGCTTTTTTCGGGGATTTTCGCATTGGGAATAGGACTCATACTGAGCAGTCTTACTTATAAATATCGTGACCTTCAGCTGTTGGTCGCTTTTGCTGTATCACTGGCCATGTATGTAACACCCATCGTTTACCCGCTGTCCATTGCGCCAGAGTCGCTCCGGTGGATCATGTTGATCAATCCCTTGACTTCCATCGTGGAAGCGTTTAGGGCTATATTTTTAAATGCAGGAATCATCAGTGTGGGTGGCCTCATCTACAGTGTGGTCTGTTCTGTTGTGGTTTTTTTATTGGGGCTCGTTATTTTCAACCGAACGGAAAAAAACTTTATGGATACCGTATGA
- a CDS encoding amidohydrolase family protein: MILDSHQHFWNYEPVKHAWIDDTMNVIRQDFMPEMLKKEFDEYQIEGCIAVQADQNEAENEFLLNLAENNDFIKGIVGWVDLQSDSLEERLKYYDSQKKIKGFRHIVQAEKDPDFLLRKPFLAGISQLSNYNFTYDILVFPHQLGAVLEFVKKFPKQKFVIDHLAKPYIKDGFIEGWANQIKAIGACENVWCKLSGMITEADYKKWTYKDLDPYMNIVLEAFGPERILYGSDWPVCLVAGQYGEVLEVAKRFANSLSAQEQEQFWFKNAIEFYNLKQ; this comes from the coding sequence ATGATTCTAGACAGCCATCAGCATTTCTGGAACTATGAGCCGGTAAAACATGCGTGGATCGATGATACGATGAACGTGATTCGGCAGGATTTTATGCCTGAAATGCTTAAAAAAGAATTTGATGAGTATCAAATTGAAGGCTGTATTGCCGTTCAGGCAGATCAAAACGAGGCGGAAAACGAATTTTTATTAAATCTTGCCGAAAATAACGATTTCATAAAAGGAATCGTGGGTTGGGTAGATTTGCAATCCGATAGTCTTGAAGAGCGGCTGAAGTATTATGATTCACAGAAAAAAATAAAAGGTTTTAGACATATCGTACAGGCCGAAAAAGATCCTGATTTCCTGCTCAGGAAGCCGTTTTTAGCTGGAATTAGCCAATTATCCAATTATAACTTTACCTATGACATTCTGGTTTTTCCACACCAGTTGGGCGCTGTTCTTGAATTCGTAAAAAAATTTCCGAAGCAAAAATTTGTAATAGACCATCTGGCCAAGCCGTACATAAAAGATGGATTCATAGAAGGCTGGGCGAATCAGATAAAAGCCATTGGCGCGTGTGAAAATGTGTGGTGCAAACTATCTGGAATGATCACGGAAGCAGATTATAAAAAATGGACCTACAAAGATCTGGATCCTTATATGAATATCGTACTGGAAGCCTTTGGTCCAGAGCGTATCCTGTATGGTTCAGACTGGCCGGTATGTCTTGTGGCGGGTCAGTATGGGGAAGTCCTGGAGGTGGCAAAGCGCTTTGCCAACAGTTTATCAGCGCAGGAACAGGAACAATTTTGGTTTAAAAATGCAATTGAATTTTACAATTTAAAACAATAA
- a CDS encoding GNAT family N-acetyltransferase, with product MFDFVGFNVKSTDWFQNQAKQHLYLSKSWLDTLVSTYKFEIIIAVDKHDRYVTAFCKRNDMMGKRLISLPFSDYIPFTEEDSSFYENLFASCAARFPEYEIILRTNRAVKLLEKPYKLSKEAVFHTIDLTSDKLPKQSSSFTRGVTQAQKNGVSIQRSTSLEAVERFYKLYHRLRFDKFNIIPQPFSFFENLWKTMINRDFGAIFEAVYEENVIASMFILEHNEIAYYKYGCSAIDFLQLKPNNLLFHELITHFRERNYKAIDLGLSGSGESYAGLRRWKSSMGGDEHPISYWSYASAENKRDNKLISENKKVLKNLTDAMVKADLDAEQTSLLSDQLYALLA from the coding sequence GTGTTTGATTTTGTGGGTTTTAACGTTAAAAGTACCGACTGGTTTCAAAACCAGGCAAAACAACATTTGTATCTTTCAAAATCCTGGTTGGATACGCTGGTGAGCACATACAAATTTGAGATTATCATTGCCGTAGATAAGCACGATCGCTATGTGACCGCTTTTTGTAAACGGAACGATATGATGGGGAAACGCCTTATAAGCCTTCCTTTCTCTGATTATATTCCCTTTACGGAAGAAGATTCTTCCTTTTATGAAAATCTTTTTGCAAGTTGCGCGGCCAGATTTCCGGAATACGAGATTATCCTCAGGACAAACCGCGCTGTAAAACTGCTTGAAAAGCCTTATAAACTGTCAAAAGAAGCTGTTTTTCATACTATTGATCTTACTTCTGACAAGCTGCCAAAACAGAGCAGCTCCTTTACCCGCGGGGTTACCCAGGCGCAAAAAAATGGTGTAAGCATTCAGCGATCCACTTCCCTTGAGGCGGTTGAACGTTTTTATAAATTATACCACCGCCTGCGTTTTGATAAATTCAATATCATTCCGCAGCCCTTTTCATTTTTTGAAAATCTCTGGAAAACCATGATAAATCGGGATTTTGGGGCGATTTTTGAAGCAGTTTATGAAGAAAACGTCATTGCCAGCATGTTTATACTGGAGCATAACGAAATTGCTTATTACAAATACGGCTGCTCGGCAATAGATTTCTTACAATTAAAGCCGAACAATCTCCTGTTTCACGAACTCATAACCCATTTTCGGGAGCGTAATTACAAAGCTATTGATCTTGGACTCAGCGGAAGCGGGGAAAGTTATGCTGGTCTGCGCCGCTGGAAAAGCAGTATGGGCGGTGATGAACATCCCATTTCGTATTGGTCGTATGCTTCCGCAGAAAATAAGAGAGATAATAAGCTGATTTCCGAAAATAAAAAAGTACTCAAAAATCTTACGGACGCCATGGTAAAAGCAGATCTGGACGCTGAACAAACCAGCCTGCTGAGCGACCAACTTTATGCGCTACTGGCATGA
- a CDS encoding zinc-binding alcohol dehydrogenase family protein, whose translation MKYIVCEEPGKFSYKEKENPTRERGHVLLQIKKVGICGTDLHAYGGNQPFFSYPRILGHELAAVVLDADDTSRFKKGDKVVVMPYLSCGKCIACRTGKTNCCQQIKVFGVHIDGGMQEEVVLPEAVLLPTPELTFEEIAIIEPLAIGAHALRRAALKPDEFVVVVGCGPIGIGIIKLAQIAGAKVIALDVDDNRLKYAKNEIGAGYTINVLQNPIEQISEITSGDMATAVFDATGNKKALENGVDYMAHGGRYVLVGLSKGDLTFTHPKIHAKETTLMCSRNATLEDFKHVIEHIKLFPTDSFVTHTVAFESMAAQFPDWLKPENNVIKAMVDFDL comes from the coding sequence ATAAAATATATCGTTTGCGAAGAACCTGGCAAATTCAGCTATAAAGAAAAAGAAAATCCAACTCGAGAACGAGGTCATGTCTTGTTACAAATCAAAAAAGTAGGGATTTGCGGAACAGATCTTCATGCTTATGGAGGCAACCAACCGTTTTTTTCCTATCCACGAATTCTGGGTCATGAGTTGGCCGCTGTAGTTTTAGACGCAGACGACACCAGTCGTTTTAAAAAAGGTGATAAGGTTGTTGTTATGCCTTATTTAAGTTGCGGAAAGTGTATTGCCTGCCGAACGGGAAAAACAAATTGTTGTCAGCAGATCAAAGTATTTGGTGTACATATAGATGGTGGTATGCAGGAAGAAGTTGTGCTACCGGAAGCAGTACTATTACCCACACCTGAGCTGACTTTTGAAGAAATAGCAATAATAGAACCGCTGGCCATTGGCGCGCATGCCTTGCGCCGGGCAGCTTTGAAACCTGATGAGTTTGTGGTTGTGGTAGGCTGTGGTCCCATAGGTATTGGCATTATTAAACTGGCGCAAATCGCTGGGGCAAAAGTTATTGCACTTGATGTTGACGACAACCGCTTAAAATATGCAAAAAATGAAATTGGGGCAGGCTACACCATAAATGTTTTACAAAATCCCATAGAACAAATCTCTGAAATTACTTCTGGAGATATGGCTACTGCCGTTTTTGATGCCACGGGGAACAAAAAAGCCCTTGAAAATGGTGTTGATTACATGGCGCATGGCGGCCGCTATGTTTTAGTGGGATTGTCAAAAGGAGACCTTACATTCACACATCCTAAAATACACGCGAAGGAAACGACACTGATGTGCAGTCGCAATGCGACCCTTGAGGATTTTAAACATGTGATAGAACATATCAAATTATTTCCAACGGATTCTTTCGTGACCCATACGGTTGCGTTTGAAAGTATGGCAGCTCAATTCCCAGACTGGTTAAAGCCAGAAAACAATGTGATCAAGGCGATGGTAGATTTTGATTTGTAA
- a CDS encoding ABC transporter ATP-binding protein, with protein sequence MSDIAIQIENLSKQYRLGLVGTGTLSHDLNRWWHMIRGKEDPYLKIGEKNTRDQSGASDYVWALKNIDFTVKKGEVLGIIGGNGAGKSTLLKILSQVTGPSTGSFKAQGRMASLLEVGTGFHAELTGRENIYLNGTILGMTKAEITAKFDEIVAFSGVERYVNTPVKRYSSGMKVRLAFAVAAHLEPEILIVDEVLAVGDVAFQGKAIGKIQQVSHDHGRTVLFVSHDMESVSRLCTRTIILRDGQIAFDGPTDEAIAEYSRQMFERTASASIADRTDRAGRGQVRFQNLWLENMEGHNIPVATVGHPLRICVEVATADQGEAAVSAAVGIKRENGEEITMMSIWSKGQRITIDDRAVIVFEIPKISMIEGEYILDLFMENGNMGNDIQDHLHNAFSLKVVGKDFYKSGQVVKSFKYKQYIDFDFFVRSAKKTD encoded by the coding sequence ATGAGCGATATTGCTATTCAGATCGAAAACCTTTCAAAACAATACCGCCTTGGCCTTGTGGGCACCGGTACGCTTTCCCATGACCTCAACCGCTGGTGGCATATGATTCGTGGCAAAGAGGATCCCTATCTGAAGATAGGCGAGAAAAATACGAGGGATCAAAGTGGCGCCAGTGATTACGTCTGGGCCTTAAAAAACATTGACTTTACCGTAAAAAAAGGTGAAGTTTTAGGGATTATTGGCGGTAATGGTGCCGGGAAATCCACCCTTCTCAAAATCCTTTCCCAGGTTACCGGCCCCAGTACCGGTAGTTTTAAAGCGCAAGGCAGAATGGCCAGTTTGCTGGAAGTGGGAACGGGTTTTCACGCCGAACTTACGGGAAGGGAAAATATTTATCTCAACGGTACCATCCTGGGTATGACCAAGGCGGAAATAACTGCCAAATTTGATGAAATTGTCGCCTTTTCTGGTGTGGAGCGTTATGTAAATACACCGGTTAAGCGTTATTCATCAGGAATGAAAGTACGTCTGGCTTTTGCAGTCGCCGCGCACTTAGAACCAGAAATCCTTATTGTAGATGAAGTACTGGCCGTAGGTGACGTTGCCTTTCAGGGAAAAGCTATCGGTAAGATTCAACAGGTAAGTCATGATCATGGCAGGACAGTCCTTTTTGTAAGTCATGATATGGAATCCGTTTCCCGGCTTTGTACCCGTACCATTATTTTACGGGATGGCCAGATTGCTTTTGACGGCCCCACAGATGAAGCCATTGCGGAATATTCCCGACAAATGTTTGAGCGAACGGCTTCTGCAAGTATCGCTGATCGCACAGACCGGGCAGGTCGCGGGCAGGTACGCTTTCAGAACCTGTGGCTGGAAAACATGGAAGGCCATAATATTCCTGTTGCAACTGTGGGTCACCCGCTACGCATTTGTGTGGAAGTGGCCACTGCAGATCAGGGAGAAGCCGCTGTTTCTGCCGCAGTGGGCATAAAACGTGAAAATGGTGAGGAAATTACCATGATGTCCATCTGGTCTAAGGGCCAGCGCATCACTATTGACGATCGTGCGGTTATTGTATTTGAAATTCCAAAAATATCAATGATAGAAGGGGAATATATCCTTGACCTGTTTATGGAAAATGGGAATATGGGCAATGATATTCAAGATCACCTGCACAATGCTTTTTCACTTAAGGTTGTGGGAAAAGACTTCTATAAATCGGGTCAGGTGGTCAAAAGTTTTAAATACAAACAGTACATTGATTTTGATTTCTTTGTGCGTTCAGCAAAAAAAACGGACTAA